The segment aataaactatTGATATCCCAAAAGAATAACTCAAAGGTGAACTGTTTAACCGATTGGTTCAACATTAAATCATTAAATTTTCTCTATTCTTCTCTACTCTCGCGGTAGCGCTTTTAAGCGCCAGTTGGACGATTTCTCTAATCTCTGACTAAAGTTCTAATAGACTAAAGAACTAATTTTGGTTTGACATTGGAATTTTATTTAATAGTAAAATAAACTCAacgaaaaaataaacaaataaaaaaataaccaCCTTAGAGTCCCACAAAGGCCCTAGGCTGCTGCTCGCCCGCCTCCTTGAAGAGCTCTGCGGTCTTCACCAGCTTGATGAATCGAGGCGAGTACTCGCTGGAGATGCGCGCCTGCATGACGTTGTTCATGCTGGTCTGCCGCAGCACCTCTTGCAGCTTGGCATTTCGCTGCCTGCGCTCCACGGAGTCTGCCATTTTGCGGAGGTACATGAGGTCCATGAGAAGTTCATCTCGGACATTGGCCGCCGAACGCTGATCTGCCAGTGGAAGCTCCTCGTACTGACGCAGAAGTTTCTTGACGATGCGCGACCCGAAATCAATCTTGTCGCTATCGAGTAAACCCACATCCTGGTTGAAGTCGTCGGCCAGACCACTCAGCGCGTTCTCTCGCTTCTCGCGGCACTTCTTCTGCTCATCCATAGTCTTCAGGATGAGGTCGTAGAACACACTCAGGTCTGGGCGCAGGGGAATGCAGGACCGAACCCGCACCTGCTTGTCGATGATGTCGCTAATGGCCGCCATGGTCTCCCGCACCATGGTCTCCGTCTGATGCAGGTACTGATCGTTTTTGTCATTCCGGATCTGATAGAAGTTTTTGGTCTTCTTGAGGGAGCCCTTGCGATTGCGCTCCAGCTCGGCCAACAGACGATCCATGCCCGGATCATTGCTGACTGCCTCAAGCACGGCCGACACAATGTCCTCCGACGTTTTGCCAGTTATAAGCTTCTCCAAGCTGTCATCACAGGATTCGGCATTTCCACTACTGCAAGAAGAGATGTGATGTGGATGTGAACAAAGGAACATTCCAAACAGGATCTCGTACTACTTACCATTTGCTCGATTCTGGCTTGTACTCCTTTTTCCCCTTGGACTTCTCTTTGCCCCACCTATTATTCCTTCTGTGGCCGGTATTATCCCTCCAATTTCTACCCGCTTCGCGTGCATATCGATCATCAttctgcattaaagtatcGTCACTCCCGTGCTCTGCCGAATCCGCCGAATCCGCCGAATCCGCCCAATCAAGAATCAAGTCGGTGTTCATCTGATCGAAGGCTGGCTGCATGTTGATTGATCCGTTGCCATAGAACTGTTTTGTCTTTGGATCCCCGCACACGTTCGCGTTGATGGACAACCTAAGGGCATCTGGTTTATAGCAGACATCGCCGGTCGGCACAGCAGGTCCAGAAGTTTTACCCTGATCAGCCCCTCCTGAGTCCGTTGCATTCGTTGACGTATCGGTAGTATTCGTCATGGATGGAATACTCGTTTTGTTTCCACCAAACCCTGGTGTAGTCGACTCCGTCATCATGTTGGGGACGGGCGTTGTAATTGATATGCAATTGGGATCAATGGTTATGGACACTGAGGGCCGCGTCAGTGGTTCAACTTGTGTAATGCATGGATCCACTGTGGACAACATGTTGTTCTTGACCTGCTTGTTAAAGAAAGGACCAAAGTATCGATGGACTGCGGATTGCTTCATTAGCGGCGGCGCTATCAGCTGCTTTTGCTGGGTCTTTAGAGGTGCCTGTTGCTGAGGTGGCAGGTAttgctgttttggcagatatAGCTTCTGTGGAAAGTGTTGCTTTTGTGGCAGATATTGATGCTGAATCGGtgactgctgctgttgctgctgcagttgttcttgttgctgctgctgcgctggACGATTCTCTTGCAGCTGAAGCGGACGATTCTTTTGCAGCTTCTGAAGCTCATTAAAAAAGTTAGTCAAATTGAAGCTGGCCTTGAAATTGGAGGgttgctgtagctgttgcggctgctgttgctgctgctgttgctgctgttgttgctgctgctgctgctgctgcagcggcagctgctgcggctgctgttgctgtggtaTCTGCAGAGGCTGCTGCGTTAACTGGTAGACTCCATTAGCTCGCTGATTCATCATGGGCACCTGAACGCTAGAAGCATCATAGAGACTGGCCTCGTCCTCTCCGTAAAAATCGATCTCTTCCTCGACATCGGGCATAAGAAGGCCACTTCCAAGGTCTCCAAAATGCAAGTGATTCCCATTGTAGTCCTCCAGGTCGTCCAGCAGAGGAGCAGCCATGCTCTTGGTTCTCTCGGGGCATTCCGGGGGCTGCTGCTCTTCTCCGATGGACCGTTTGGAGCGCCGGTTTTTCCTGGGAAACCAGCGACGACGTAGGCTTTGGATGTGCCGCTTGTTGCGATCTTTGTCGCCACTAAAATGCGACAGCTCATTGGCCAGAAGTTTGACCACTGCATCGGGATTGGGCAAATGGGGAGTACCTCGTGCTATTTTGGCATCTGTTTCTAGCCTTGTCTTGGCCTCAATGCTTTCCACCTTAACAGCAGAGTCCTGAGCACTTTCGCCCACCTCCGGCTTTGTTGAAATGTCCGcctcagatacagatacagcatCATCTTTCAGCTCTATTGGTTCCGTAGGCTTAACCTCAATGTCCGTTCCCACTTTCAGTGACTTTGCTTCAGCCTCGACTTGCACCTTTTCGAAAGCAGTAGCTTTATCCGGCTCCACTTTGACATCCTGTTGTTCTTCGACTTTTGGTTCACTTGGTTCGGCCTTAGTTAGTTCCATATTTAAGGTATACTCCCGCTTGTAGCGTCCCGGGTCCCCAACGGACCTGCGATTGGGGCGCAAGTAGTCGACCATGTTGGGCATCTGCCGCTGGCTGAGAGCATGGAAGCGATCGTACGGGGGCAGGCGATAGTCGTAGCTCTGGGGCAGATCCAACATGTTGTGGCCACCGGAGGATACAACCTCCGGAGACTGCCTCATTTTGTTGGTCATCGGACTGAGGCCATCGTACTGCTGCCGCCGTTCACCATCATCGCTCATGTATCCCTCTTGATTCTGTTCCTGATAATGATCAAAATACAGATCTggatcctgctgctgctcctgctcccgtCTCATTTTCGGCTCCCGGCGATTTATCAGTTCGTCCACGAGATGGGCATGCTGGCTCTCCACCAGCGCATTGCTCGGCAGCGAGGGTCCCATTCCCTTGAGCATGAGGCGGTTGCTCGTCTTTAACTTGATCTCGTTCATTGGATTGAAGCCGTGATAGGAGCTGCGCTTCTTCAAACCCCTGTTCTTGGGCGGAATTTTCCGTTGGGCGTTCTCAGAGGCCTCCTGCTCGATCTTAGACAGCTTGTAGTTGGCCTCGTGCAACAAATTGTTGGGCCTCCATTTAGGCGAATCGAGCCGGAGCAATTTTTGCTCATACAACCCGTCCGGCACTGGCCTGTTTTCAAACTCCGGTAGATCGTCGTTGAGTTCTGCCTTCTTGAGGTACTCCTTCACCCGGTATGGATCCCTTTTGCTAGTCTTCTCATGCTCGTTTAGAATGTCCTGGGCCTGCTTCAGCTTGATGTCCAGGTAGGTGAGACCGCTACCACCGTACTGAAAGGGAGCCATGGTGGTCTCGAACACTGGAATGATGGGATCCACCGCAGTATCCTTGTACTTCTGCTTCACCTTGTCGATCTCTGTGTTCTGCATATCCTTCAAGTAGTTACTTTCGTAGTTCGTGCCCCTCTGTTTACTGACAGTATGTGATTTCTTGTGGCCTGCCTGGAAGTCCCGATACCAGGCGTTGGCTGCCTCCGCCATGGCATTGTCCTCCGATTCTCCGCTGCTGGTCTGGGCAAAGCTGGCCAGCATATCGTCGATGGTGTGCCTGGGCAGTCTTCGGTACTGATCCTGGCCGTGGAGATCCTGAATCTTGCCGCGCGCCTCCTTCACGGCCCGATTGAAGCTGCGCAACTTCTCGCTGCTCGACGGCTCCGAGTCGGCCGGGAGCAACTTGGAACCACCCAGCACCATCAGAGTCCACCAGAATTGTAAGAAAATCATATTCCAATCTGGGTACGATTCGTTCCAATTCAGATTATCTTTCAAAAGGTACAGAGAAAACTCAATTAGAAAGTTCTGCCTCCCAGCCAGCTTGATCTGAATTGGGTTTTCGGCTTTTGGATTTTTCGGAGTCAGTTCTTtacttgccacttgccacttggGCTTGGGTGGCAACAGGTGTCTGGATGCACGGCACTGGATACCATTGTCGCACAACTTTGACAACGTGGCCAGATAAGAGTGGCAATGTCACAGAGCCCCCCATTGCCCTCCGGTTGGGGCTTGCATTGTGTCAAGTTTTTACACACGTACGACGGCTGCGCCGGCGAATTCCGACATCTGTTCAACATGAAATGTTCTTTGTTGCAACAacacacaccaacacacacatgAATGGATGTAAATGATTTTACCCCTCTGCCACAGCCCCACCCTCACACACTCAGCTGCAGCATTGTTTCCTCTCCCATGTAAATcagatttttgttttataCCAAAACTTTCCCAAGCGAAGgcgggaaatggaaatggaatcgaaatggaatggaatgagGATGGGGATGATGATGGCGAAGGGTTGGGCTTTGAACAGCGACAATAACATTTCCTATTTCCTTCTCCCCGTGCCCGTCTCCATCTCCGCCCATCATGAGCGTGTGGGTGCTATCGTTTCGCGTTGTCAATGCCAAAGTAAGGACAATGTGCGGCTCGAAATAATTGAAAATAATCAAACATTCGGGACGAACAACTGCAGCATCACGAGCTTCATGAGCACCGCCAACAGTCgcacagcagcaccaccaccaaaACTAATGTAATTAGCGCGCTTCAAACGCGTTCGTCTCTGATTAAAAGTTTTGCGGCTTGGATGGTTCTCCCTGCCGGCCTGCCTCCTAACTCCTGCCTCCAGCCTCCTGCCCCCTGCCTCCCCAAGCCGCTCTCTAATCCGTTGAACAAAACTATGAATGAGGAAAACTCAACGTATTGTCTGATTTTTAGCCAAAAGTGCCCCAAAGTGGTAGGCAGGCGTCGCGTCGCTCCCTTCTGTGGGGCTTTTCCCAAGATTATTTTTCCAATAGTTTTTGGGAGTTATATATTCGAAGAAGCATTAAGTGAAGTAACAGAGAACTAAATATAATTGCTTCTGCCATATAAGACATGCATTATTTACTTCAGGTTAAGTGTTTTATCTTATTAATGGAAAAATAACCAACATAATAGAACAAAATCTGGACCGCACTAAAGTTACGAGGTCTGTGACTTTTTGACAATCATTTCATTCTTCAGCAGAGTCTCCTTTAAGGTCTATGCACTTTTTCCAATATTTCTCGTATTTTGTATCCCTAACAAAAAAGAAGGATTTGCCGTTAGAATCTAAAATCCTACCGTCCAGCCATTCTTCAGGTTTTAAACTTATAAATAGTCACTCGGGGCTAATTCCGGAAAATGGGAAGGACGAGGAAACTGCACAAATCTCTACCTGCACCCTTGCATTGTGGACGATTGTAGCCGAACGCGGTGCCCATTCTGCGAAAAGCTTTCTCATACTCACGTGATCATTGAAAATTTTAGCCATTGGCTTCCACAATCTCTCGCACTTTCGATATCCGAGACCTTAATTGAGCGTCCGTGTGCGGAAACAACGAGACTCTTCAAATCACTTTATTAACATTGAAATTGATGGTACATAGTTCCCATAGTACTTATCAACTTTGGCCTTGGTTCAAGTGATGGTTGTTTTCCGCAAAACAAAAATGCTTAATGAGCAAAAAGGAATTACGAGAATGTCTGTAATAAATGGCTGTCAAGCACAAACTGTCGCAGCGTTTTCAAGTTTTGATAGGAGCCAACTGACAGATACTTAAGAGGCGGGAAAGTTAAAATTTCACGGACTTATTGAACGGCCTTCAGAGATCAAACTACTTCGTAATGCACCTATCCCAGATGCTCGCGTTTCAAAATAATGGAAAGAGCGGTAATTGtgcattaaaaaaaatttttacACTAATACAATATATGAGACTTTTCACTCGTTCGTTTTATTTCATTCTATTGGATTCTAGTCTTCGGGAATTTTCTCATACTTCTTTTTGTTCTTCCTACTCAGAACCAAAGAAAACTCATCGCATTCCTCTTTTTTAAAAATCCATCATAATTCACGCGGACTCTCAGCACTCTGCGTCCGTCTGTTGTTTTTCGATTATGTACCATTGTCTTGGCTTAAAGTTTTTTGGGGCCCCTCCCGGCCCCCACTGACTGCAACACTCTGAATGTTGCCTGGCAAATATTACAGCGATTCCTACTTATGTCCCGATTCGTTTGCTTGTCAGGCGGACTGCTCAAAGGGGAGCCGGGATGGGGAGCCAGCGACATGACAAAGGAGCACCGAGCAGAGAAAGAGGAAAACGGGCAGGCGGAAAAAAGGACTGCGAGCGCATCCTTGGACTCGTGCATCACAGGACATGACATGGCACGAGCCATTTCGTTTGTTTTTTCTATTCCCATTTTACAGCAGTCCCATGTCCAAACAAATTTCTTCtagattttttttatttgtatttttccCCCTTTCTACGATCTCTGAGTAAAATATTATGTTACCAGGCGACAAAGAAAGAAGGAACTTTTTTTACACCCGCCAAAAATTTAATATAAGGGTATATCTGACTATCAAGAGTCTTTTCATAtatcatttttattattaCTACGAATTTTATGGAAACAATTAAAAAAGAATTTACAAAAGTCGACTTAGGGAATGTCTCGATGGTTTTCCTTACTTTGAATAGATATTTCAGAATTACACCTGTTGGGACCAATATGCGAAAAAATGGAAACCATTTGCTTTCCACGAGATAAAATTTGGTTGTAGGCCTGGATGAGTAAATCACCTCCCAGTACTTTGATTAAGAAAAAAGAAGGTATTTGTTTAATGATTAAATTGAAAGAAGAATTGTACGTAATTTCGCAGGATTTTGTATTCGTGTCGATAGAGTGAATGTATCTGAAGATTGCTACTCAAAGTTGAAGTTTTCTTTAACTTGttaatttctttttttttatccgAGTGGCGGGTATCTTTTAGTCGCAATAATTGAGCATGGCGTTCCCAGTTCCATTATACGTTGTCATTACTTTTGCATTTTTGCCAGCGGGCTCCAAGCTGAAAGATGAGTGGGGGGCGTGGCATGGCCCCGGTATGGGTCAGGGAAAGAACATATTTAAATGCAATTTCTATAAACAAATTTAGCTGCTTATGCATATGCAGCAAGCCGGCACACAAGCAATTCATTAAGCGGTAGTTGCGCATAGAACATTTCTGACAAAATGATGCCCGACAGTTTACGAGCCGCAGACGGCGGCGGGCAGGAGAATGGTGCCATGGACAGGGCCCACGAGGCAGACACGCCGAACGGCAGGAACTTATTTGCAAATTTCAAACCCTTCATTTTATTGGTCTCGAAATGAACAAATGGCGCACAAGCCGCACAGAGATATAGAGAGACGGTTTGGCTGGGAAAAATTTTGCATAATTTATGAGCAGAGCAAGCGGCGGCAACACACGAAGGACTCGGAAAAACAACGCACGAGCACCAAACGGCCAACTGATTTAAATGCAATTGCATTGAAGTATACTGTTCTGGTCGTATCCT is part of the Drosophila miranda strain MSH22 chromosome Y unlocalized genomic scaffold, D.miranda_PacBio2.1 Contig_Y1_pilon, whole genome shotgun sequence genome and harbors:
- the LOC108160716 gene encoding uncharacterized protein LOC108160716 — encoded protein: MIFLQFWWTLMVLGGSKLLPADSEPSSSEKLRSFNRAVKEARGKIQDLHGQDQYRRLPRHTIDDMLASFAQTSSGESEDNAMAEAANAWYRDFQAGHKKSHTVSKQRGTNYESNYLKDMQNTEIDKVKQKYKDTAVDPIIPVFETTMAPFQYGGSGLTYLDIKLKQAQDILNEHEKTSKRDPYRVKEYLKKAELNDDLPEFENRPVPDGLYEQKLLRLDSPKWRPNNLLHEANYKLSKIEQEASENAQRKIPPKNRGLKKRSSYHGFNPMNEIKLKTSNRLMLKGMGPSLPSNALVESQHAHLVDELINRREPKMRREQEQQQDPDLYFDHYQEQNQEGYMSDDGERRQQYDGLSPMTNKMRQSPEVVSSGGHNMLDLPQSYDYRLPPYDRFHALSQRQMPNMVDYLRPNRRSVGDPGRYKREYTLNMELTKAEPSEPKVEEQQDVKVEPDKATAFEKVQVEAEAKSLKVGTDIEVKPTEPIELKDDAVSVSEADISTKPEVGESAQDSAVKVESIEAKTRLETDAKIARGTPHLPNPDAVVKLLANELSHFSGDKDRNKRHIQSLRRRWFPRKNRRSKRSIGEEQQPPECPERTKSMAAPLLDDLEDYNGNHLHFGDLGSGLLMPDVEEEIDFYGEDEASLYDASSVQVPMMNQRANGVYQLTQQPLQIPQQQQPQQLPLQQQQQQQQQQQQQQQQQPQQLQQPSNFKASFNLTNFFNELQKLQKNRPLQLQENRPAQQQQQEQLQQQQQQSPIQHQYLPQKQHFPQKLYLPKQQYLPPQQQAPLKTQQKQLIAPPLMKQSAVHRYFGPFFNKQVKNNMLSTVDPCITQVEPLTRPSVSITIDPNCISITTPVPNMMTESTTPGFGGNKTSIPSMTNTTDTSTNATDSGGADQGKTSGPAVPTGDVCYKPDALRLSINANVCGDPKTKQFYGNGSINMQPAFDQMNTDLILDWADSADSADSAEHGSDDTLMQNDDRYAREAGRNWRDNTGHRRNNRWGKEKSKGKKEYKPESSKCSGNAESCDDSLEKLITGKTSEDIVSAVLEAVSNDPGMDRLLAELERNRKGSLKKTKNFYQIRNDKNDQYLHQTETMVRETMAAISDIIDKQVRVRSCIPLRPDLSVFYDLILKTMDEQKKCREKRENALSGLADDFNQDVGLLDSDKIDFGSRIVKKLLRQYEELPLADQRSAANVRDELLMDLMYLRKMADSVERRQRNAKLQEVLRQTSMNNVMQARISSEYSPRFIKLVKTAELFKEAGEQQPRAFVGL